CATTTTAGCACTTTTCCTGCATAGGAACAGGTGCCTAAAATCTCACCTTTAGATTTTGCTACAACAGTGTATTCTATATCTTTATCAAAAAACAGGTTGAAAGTTGAAAGAAAACCTTCAACTTCTAACCTTTCATTGCTATTTAAATCTATTTTTTCAATGCAAAGTTCCTGCATAAAATCAATCCTTTATCTTTTTGACAACATCAATCACGGTACCGTCTCGATATTCAACAACCGCCACCACTTCATCGTCTCTTTCAATCTTTTCTGGTACACCTGTCATTCCTTCAGCCATTTCCTTCAAGGCTTCAATTGTCATTATCGGAAGATTAGCGGCTTCTAGCTTCTCTATTAAGTCTTGTCTTTTAGGATTTACAGCGATTCCTCTTTCTGTTACTAGTACATCAATAGTTTCTCCAGGAGTCGTCACTGTAGTAACCCCATCAACCACAATAGGAAGTCTTCCCTTTACCAGCTGGGTAACAACAATTGCCAGCTTTGCTCCTGCTGCTGTATCACTATGCCCTCCTGATCCTCCCATGATCATACCACTGGAGCCAGTTGTAACATTAACGTTAAAATCCGTGTCTATTTCCGTTGCGCCTAAAATCATTACATCAAGATTGTTGACAACAGCCCCTTTATTATGGGGATTGCCATACATAGATGCTGACATACCTTGGTGCTTTTTATTCTTTCTATAAGACTCTACGGCCTTTAAATCAAAGCACTGAACATCAAAGATAGATTCAAATAATCCTGCCTCAAACATCTCCACCAAGTAACCAGTGATTCCTCCAGCTGCAAAACTACCTTTGATCTCTTTCTTTTCCATCAGTTCCTTTACATAAGCAGCAACTGCTAGAGATGTTCCCCCGGCTCCTGTCTGGAAGGAAAAACCATCCTTTAAAAGTCCTGATGTTTCTATGACTTTAGAGGTCATCTTAGCAATTTTCAAACCTACAGGGTCTTTAGTAATTTGCGTTGTTCCCGATACAATCCCCTTTGGATCTCCAATACATTCTACTTGTACAATATAATCAATATGTTCTTGGGTAATCTCAATAGGACACGCAGGATAAGCTACTAGATTGTCGGTAATAGCTACTGTTTTCGTAGCATAGATAGCATCGGCAACAGCATAACCTAAAGCACCGCAGGCAGCCTCTCCATCCACACCATTGATATTACCATAGGTATCACAGGTAGGTGCAGCAATAAATGCTATATCAATAGAAAGGTCCCCAGAGGCAATGGCCCTCGTTCTTCCTCCATGGGTATGCATAACCGCTGGATTTTTAAGTTCTCCCTTTGAAATCGCCTCTGCCACAGATCCTGACATGTAGCTGGCATAGATTCCAGTTACTACGCCGGTTTTCATATGCTGTACTAAAGGAGCATGGACAGGGAATATAGAACTGGCAGCAACCTTTATATCCTTTACTCCGACTTTAGCAATTTCTTCTAAAACCATATTCAATACGTAATCACCATTTCTCAAATGATGATGAAAGGAAATCGTCATACCATCCTTTATGTTGCACTTGCTGATGGCTTCTTGAATAGATGCTAGTACTTTCTTTTCTCCTGGTACTGCTGGCTTTATCGCCACTGATTTCTTCTCTATCTCTCCTAAGCTTGCAAAAGCTCCTTTAAATGG
The sequence above is drawn from the Clostridium formicaceticum genome and encodes:
- the citF gene encoding citrate lyase subunit alpha, translated to MKNILGREIPESIQGYGAVKPFKGAFASLGEIEKKSVAIKPAVPGEKKVLASIQEAISKCNIKDGMTISFHHHLRNGDYVLNMVLEEIAKVGVKDIKVAASSIFPVHAPLVQHMKTGVVTGIYASYMSGSVAEAISKGELKNPAVMHTHGGRTRAIASGDLSIDIAFIAAPTCDTYGNINGVDGEAACGALGYAVADAIYATKTVAITDNLVAYPACPIEITQEHIDYIVQVECIGDPKGIVSGTTQITKDPVGLKIAKMTSKVIETSGLLKDGFSFQTGAGGTSLAVAAYVKELMEKKEIKGSFAAGGITGYLVEMFEAGLFESIFDVQCFDLKAVESYRKNKKHQGMSASMYGNPHNKGAVVNNLDVMILGATEIDTDFNVNVTTGSSGMIMGGSGGHSDTAAGAKLAIVVTQLVKGRLPIVVDGVTTVTTPGETIDVLVTERGIAVNPKRQDLIEKLEAANLPIMTIEALKEMAEGMTGVPEKIERDDEVVAVVEYRDGTVIDVVKKIKD